One Solanum lycopersicum chromosome 4, SLM_r2.1 DNA window includes the following coding sequences:
- the LOC101248293 gene encoding uncharacterized protein, which produces MDESLLIVHVQEEEETPPLLKSQGHDTDLDKTLEKLELFLTLLGLNQSSVLRFVLSWILFLVLGILLPMIMLEVSNPQIKSFKFDILVSQALVAAVSLLCLSHNLRKYGIRKFLFVSGHIERFSNQYHHKIHDSVRLLLLWVLPCFLLKTAREIIRIVYVQNDSWWKSAAISLAFVSSWTYITAIFLSACVLFHLVCSLQIIHFDDYVKFLEREPDCFVLIQEHVRLRYYLSKISHRFRIYLLLLFLIVFVSHFMTLFQITGYTGLITYINDGDFAVYSIVQVVGVILCLNAAAKISHRAQGVGSIASRWHALATCTSGEASQMRNSTSMSCLEAANRSNSFYMNFSESDLESVDFVTEPTNTQLASYMSSYHNRQALALMYLQNNPGGITIFGWTVDRGLINTIFFIELTVVTFILGKTIAFTGQ; this is translated from the exons ATGGATGAGAGCCTCCTCATAGTCCATGTACAAGAAGAGGAAGAAACTCCTCCCCTGCTCAAATCCCAAGGACATGATACTGATTTGGATAAAACTCTTGAAAAGTTAGAATTATTTCTCACTTTGTTGGGTTTGAATCAGTCTTCAGTTTTAAGGTTTGTGCTATcatggattttatttttggtattaGGGATTCTACTTCCTATGATTATGCTGGAGGTCTCTAATCctcaaattaaaagttttaagtttgatattttagttTCTCAAGCTCTTGTTGCCGCTGTATCTTTGCTTTGCCTTTCACATAACCTTCGAAAGTACGGAATACGCAAGTTCCTCTTTGTCAGCGGACATATCGAGCGATTCAGTAATCAATATCATCACAAGATCCAT GATTCTGTTCGCTTGCTATTATTGTGGGTGCTCCCATGTTTCCTTTTGAAGACTGCACGTGAAATAATTCGCATTGTATATGTGCAAAACGACTCATGGTGGAAATCCGCTGCCATTTCATTAGCTTTTGTTTCATCATGGACTTATATCACTGCAATTTTCTTGTCAGCTTGTGTTTTGTTCCACCTGGTCTGCAGCTTACAGATTATACACTTTGATGACTATGTAAAGTTCTTGGAAAGAGAGCCTGATTGTTTTGTTTTGATACAAGAGCACGTTCGCCTACGTTATTACCTCTCCAAAATTAGCCATAGATTTCGAATCTATCTCTTGCTGTTGTTCTTAATTGTCTTTGTGAGCCATTTTATGACTCTCTTCCAGATAACTGGTTATACTGGGCTGATTACTTACATAAATGATGGTGATTTTGCA GTCTACTCGATTGTTCAGGTTGTTGGGGTGATCCTTTGCTTGAATGCTGCAGCAAAAATATCCCACAGAGCCCAAGGTGTTGGATCAATAGCGAGTAGGTGGCATGCTTTGGCTACATGCACTTCTGGTGAAGCGTCACAAATGAGAAACTCAACTAGCATGAGTTGCCTGGAAGCTGCCAATCGATCTAACTCATTCTATATGAACTTCTCAGAAAGTGATTTGGAGTCTGTAGATTTTGTAACAGAACCAACAAATACACAATTGGCTTCTTACATGTCCTCCTATCACAACAGACAAGCCCTAG CATTGATGTATTTGCAGAACAATCCTGGAGGAATAACCATATTTGGATGGACAGTTGATAGAGGTTTGATCAATACAATCTTCTTCATAGAATTGACAGTGGTAACGTTCATTCTTGGGAAGACCATAGCTTTTACAGGTCAGTAG